A genomic window from Onychostoma macrolepis isolate SWU-2019 chromosome 22, ASM1243209v1, whole genome shotgun sequence includes:
- the LOC131529698 gene encoding uncharacterized protein LOC131529698 isoform X1, whose amino-acid sequence MDIFLPCFLFLVKGVSDADAGGELMSVMEGDSATLNTGVTTNQQEKMIWYFNTTRLAQISGDQSKICTDEKCKIRFRDRLKLDHQTGSLTITDTRTTDSGLYKLQIINNSRSISPQIFNVTITAVSDPGLSPAVSDPGLSPAAIAGIVVGVGVGVVLIIVAAAAYCHKCQAGQIKDTELQHNLGQDQKNDTVEDSSPNQTAPLMNHAANGTSSNQTVPLMDHAANGTSSNQTAPLMDHAANGTSSNQTAPLMDHAANGTSSNQTVPLMDHAANGTSSNQTAPLMDHAANGTSSNQTAPLMDHAANGTSSNQTAPLMDHAANGTSSNQTVPLMDHAANGTSSNQTAPLMDHAANGTSSNQTAPNGPRCQWDIQ is encoded by the exons atggacatttTTCTCCCGTGTTTTCTTTTCCTAGTCAAAG GAGTGTCTGATGCTGATGCAGGTGGAGAGCTGATGTctgtgatggagggagattcagcCACACTAAACACTGGTGTTACAACAAACCAACAAGAAAAAATGATATGGTATTTTAATACCACTCGCTTAGCTCAAATTAGTGGAGATCAGAGTAAGATCTGTACAGATGAAAAGTGTAAAAtaagattcagagacagactgaagctggatcatcagactggatctctgaccatcacagacaccagaaccacagactctggactctATAAACTACAGATAATCAACAACAGCAGGAGCATCAGTCCACAGATCTTCAATGTTACTATCACTG CTGTTTCAGATCCAGGTCTGTCTCCAGCTGTTTCAGATCCAGGTCTGTCTCCAGCTGCTATAGCAGGAATAGTTGTTGGTGTTGGTGTTGGTGTTGTTTTGATAATCGTTGCTGCAGCTGCTTACTGTCACAAGTGTCAGGCAGGACAAATAAAGG ACACTGAGTTGCAGCACAATCTAGGTCAAGATCAG AAGAATGATACTGTCGAAGACTCATCCCCTAATCAGACAGCCCCTCTAATGAACCACGCTGCCAATGGGACATCCAGTAATCAGACAGTCCCTCTAATGGACCATGCTGCCAATGGGACATCCAGTAATCAGACAGCCCCTCTAATGGACCACGCTGCCAATGGGACATCCAGTAATCAGACAGCCCCTCTAATGGACCACGCTGCCAATGGGACATCCAGTAATCAGACAGTCCCTCTAATGGACCACGCTGCCAATGGGACATCCAGTAATCAGACAGCCCCTCTAATGGACCACGCTGCCAATGGGACATCCAGTAATCAGACAGCCCCTCTAATGGACCACGCTGCCAATGGGACATCCAGTAATCAGACAGCCCCTCTAATGGACCACGCTGCCAATGGGACATCCAGTAATCAGACAGTCCCTCTAATGGACCACGCTGCCAATGGGACATCCAGTAATCAGACAGCCCCTCTAATGGACCACGCTGCCAATGGGACATCCAGTAATCAGACAGCCCCTAATGGACCACGCTGCCAATGGGACATCCAGTAA
- the LOC131529698 gene encoding uncharacterized protein LOC131529698 isoform X3 has protein sequence MSVMEGDSATLNTGVTTNQQEKMIWYFNTTRLAQISGDQSKICTDEKCKIRFRDRLKLDHQTGSLTITDTRTTDSGLYKLQIINNSRSISPQIFNVTITAVSDPGLSPAVSDPGLSPAAIAGIVVGVGVGVVLIIVAAAAYCHKCQAGQIKDTELQHNLGQDQKNDTVEDSSPNQTAPLMNHAANGTSSNQTVPLMDHAANGTSSNQTAPLMDHAANGTSSNQTAPLMDHAANGTSSNQTVPLMDHAANGTSSNQTAPLMDHAANGTSSNQTAPLMDHAANGTSSNQTAPLMDHAANGTSSNQTVPLMDHAANGTSSNQTAPLMDHAANGTSSNQTAPNGPRCQWDIQ, from the exons ATGTctgtgatggagggagattcagcCACACTAAACACTGGTGTTACAACAAACCAACAAGAAAAAATGATATGGTATTTTAATACCACTCGCTTAGCTCAAATTAGTGGAGATCAGAGTAAGATCTGTACAGATGAAAAGTGTAAAAtaagattcagagacagactgaagctggatcatcagactggatctctgaccatcacagacaccagaaccacagactctggactctATAAACTACAGATAATCAACAACAGCAGGAGCATCAGTCCACAGATCTTCAATGTTACTATCACTG CTGTTTCAGATCCAGGTCTGTCTCCAGCTGTTTCAGATCCAGGTCTGTCTCCAGCTGCTATAGCAGGAATAGTTGTTGGTGTTGGTGTTGGTGTTGTTTTGATAATCGTTGCTGCAGCTGCTTACTGTCACAAGTGTCAGGCAGGACAAATAAAGG ACACTGAGTTGCAGCACAATCTAGGTCAAGATCAG AAGAATGATACTGTCGAAGACTCATCCCCTAATCAGACAGCCCCTCTAATGAACCACGCTGCCAATGGGACATCCAGTAATCAGACAGTCCCTCTAATGGACCATGCTGCCAATGGGACATCCAGTAATCAGACAGCCCCTCTAATGGACCACGCTGCCAATGGGACATCCAGTAATCAGACAGCCCCTCTAATGGACCACGCTGCCAATGGGACATCCAGTAATCAGACAGTCCCTCTAATGGACCACGCTGCCAATGGGACATCCAGTAATCAGACAGCCCCTCTAATGGACCACGCTGCCAATGGGACATCCAGTAATCAGACAGCCCCTCTAATGGACCACGCTGCCAATGGGACATCCAGTAATCAGACAGCCCCTCTAATGGACCACGCTGCCAATGGGACATCCAGTAATCAGACAGTCCCTCTAATGGACCACGCTGCCAATGGGACATCCAGTAATCAGACAGCCCCTCTAATGGACCACGCTGCCAATGGGACATCCAGTAATCAGACAGCCCCTAATGGACCACGCTGCCAATGGGACATCCAGTAA
- the LOC131529699 gene encoding uncharacterized protein LOC131529699 isoform X2: MDMITIYASYSVYSVGTDGLSAFVMDGDSVALHTDVETKQQEDIKWYFNDNRIAQITGDLSYICTDVQCNGGNESFEDRLELDSKTGTLTITDIRTTDAGLYELKIISIRYSSENTFIVTVHGVPAAERDEMKRKSVNEGESVTLDPGVIKNPNDLMTWHFNDICIAELSEEPRMNCTDVQCINGTERFRNRLKLDHQTGSLTITNITITDSGLYKLQISSSRFSITRSFSVTVTVSGLSSGKIPGICTAAAAAAAVGVLLFMAASVKRKDTRTQHSNQANGGSGIPLMDDANERSSNHTDARVKNTINSSSSNHIQIEPVAASEI, translated from the exons ATGGACATGATTACAATCTATGCTTCAtaca GTGTTTACAGTGTTGGTACTGATGGACTGTCAGCATTTGTGATGGATGGAGATTCAGTCGCTCTACACACTGATGttgaaacaaaacaacaagaagatataaaatggtattttaatgacaatAGAATTGCTCAAATCACTGGAGATCTCAGTTATATCtgtacagatgttcagtgtAATGGTGGTAATGAGAGTTTCGAGGACAGACTAGAGCTGGACAGTAAAACTGGAACTCTTACAATCACAGACATCAGAACCACAGACGCTGGACTTTATGAATTAAAGATCATCAGCATCAGATACAGCAGCGAAAATACCTTCATTGTTACTGTTCATG GTGTTCCTGCTGCTGAACGAGATGAAATGAAGAGAAAGTCAGTGAATGAGGGAGAATCTGTCACTTTAGATCCTGGTGTAATAAAAAACCCAAATGATTTGATGACGTggcattttaatgacatttgcaTCGCTGAACTCAGTGAAGAACCCAGAATGAATtgtacagatgttcagtgtATAAATGGCACTGAGAGATTCAGaaacagactgaagctggatcatcagactggatctctgaccatcacaaacatcacaatcacagactctggactttataaaCTACAGATCAGCAGCAGCAGATTCAGCATCACAAGGAGCTTcagtgttactgtcactg TTTCAGGTCTGTCTTCAGGTAAAATACCAGGAATatgtactgctgctgctgctgctgctgctgttggtgtCCTGCTGTTCATGGCTGCATCTGTAAAAAGGAAAG ACACCAGGACGCAGCACAGTAATCAG GCGAATGGTGGGAGTGGGATTCCACTGATGGATGATGCTAATGAGAGGTCCTCTAATCACACTGATGCTCGTGTGAAGAACACTATCAATAGCTCGTCCTCTAATCACATTCAGATTGAGCCTGTGGCTGCCAGTgagatttaa
- the LOC131529699 gene encoding uncharacterized protein LOC131529699 isoform X1: MKLRSTFISAFLFLLAHGVYSVGTDGLSAFVMDGDSVALHTDVETKQQEDIKWYFNDNRIAQITGDLSYICTDVQCNGGNESFEDRLELDSKTGTLTITDIRTTDAGLYELKIISIRYSSENTFIVTVHGVPAAERDEMKRKSVNEGESVTLDPGVIKNPNDLMTWHFNDICIAELSEEPRMNCTDVQCINGTERFRNRLKLDHQTGSLTITNITITDSGLYKLQISSSRFSITRSFSVTVTVSGLSSGKIPGICTAAAAAAAVGVLLFMAASVKRKDTRTQHSNQANGGSGIPLMDDANERSSNHTDARVKNTINSSSSNHIQIEPVAASEI; this comes from the exons atgaagctCCGATCTACTTTTATCTCAGCGTTCTTGTTTTTACTCGCACACG GTGTTTACAGTGTTGGTACTGATGGACTGTCAGCATTTGTGATGGATGGAGATTCAGTCGCTCTACACACTGATGttgaaacaaaacaacaagaagatataaaatggtattttaatgacaatAGAATTGCTCAAATCACTGGAGATCTCAGTTATATCtgtacagatgttcagtgtAATGGTGGTAATGAGAGTTTCGAGGACAGACTAGAGCTGGACAGTAAAACTGGAACTCTTACAATCACAGACATCAGAACCACAGACGCTGGACTTTATGAATTAAAGATCATCAGCATCAGATACAGCAGCGAAAATACCTTCATTGTTACTGTTCATG GTGTTCCTGCTGCTGAACGAGATGAAATGAAGAGAAAGTCAGTGAATGAGGGAGAATCTGTCACTTTAGATCCTGGTGTAATAAAAAACCCAAATGATTTGATGACGTggcattttaatgacatttgcaTCGCTGAACTCAGTGAAGAACCCAGAATGAATtgtacagatgttcagtgtATAAATGGCACTGAGAGATTCAGaaacagactgaagctggatcatcagactggatctctgaccatcacaaacatcacaatcacagactctggactttataaaCTACAGATCAGCAGCAGCAGATTCAGCATCACAAGGAGCTTcagtgttactgtcactg TTTCAGGTCTGTCTTCAGGTAAAATACCAGGAATatgtactgctgctgctgctgctgctgctgttggtgtCCTGCTGTTCATGGCTGCATCTGTAAAAAGGAAAG ACACCAGGACGCAGCACAGTAATCAG GCGAATGGTGGGAGTGGGATTCCACTGATGGATGATGCTAATGAGAGGTCCTCTAATCACACTGATGCTCGTGTGAAGAACACTATCAATAGCTCGTCCTCTAATCACATTCAGATTGAGCCTGTGGCTGCCAGTgagatttaa
- the LOC131529698 gene encoding uncharacterized protein LOC131529698 isoform X2, translating to MDIFLPCFLFLVKGVSDADAGGELMSVMEGDSATLNTGVTTNQQEKMIWYFNTTRLAQISGDQSKICTDEKCKIRFRDRLKLDHQTGSLTITDTRTTDSGLYKLQIINNSRSISPQIFNVTITAVSDPGLSPAAIAGIVVGVGVGVVLIIVAAAAYCHKCQAGQIKDTELQHNLGQDQKNDTVEDSSPNQTAPLMNHAANGTSSNQTVPLMDHAANGTSSNQTAPLMDHAANGTSSNQTAPLMDHAANGTSSNQTVPLMDHAANGTSSNQTAPLMDHAANGTSSNQTAPLMDHAANGTSSNQTAPLMDHAANGTSSNQTVPLMDHAANGTSSNQTAPLMDHAANGTSSNQTAPNGPRCQWDIQ from the exons atggacatttTTCTCCCGTGTTTTCTTTTCCTAGTCAAAG GAGTGTCTGATGCTGATGCAGGTGGAGAGCTGATGTctgtgatggagggagattcagcCACACTAAACACTGGTGTTACAACAAACCAACAAGAAAAAATGATATGGTATTTTAATACCACTCGCTTAGCTCAAATTAGTGGAGATCAGAGTAAGATCTGTACAGATGAAAAGTGTAAAAtaagattcagagacagactgaagctggatcatcagactggatctctgaccatcacagacaccagaaccacagactctggactctATAAACTACAGATAATCAACAACAGCAGGAGCATCAGTCCACAGATCTTCAATGTTACTATCACTG CTGTTTCAGATCCAGGTCTGTCTCCAGCTGCTATAGCAGGAATAGTTGTTGGTGTTGGTGTTGGTGTTGTTTTGATAATCGTTGCTGCAGCTGCTTACTGTCACAAGTGTCAGGCAGGACAAATAAAGG ACACTGAGTTGCAGCACAATCTAGGTCAAGATCAG AAGAATGATACTGTCGAAGACTCATCCCCTAATCAGACAGCCCCTCTAATGAACCACGCTGCCAATGGGACATCCAGTAATCAGACAGTCCCTCTAATGGACCATGCTGCCAATGGGACATCCAGTAATCAGACAGCCCCTCTAATGGACCACGCTGCCAATGGGACATCCAGTAATCAGACAGCCCCTCTAATGGACCACGCTGCCAATGGGACATCCAGTAATCAGACAGTCCCTCTAATGGACCACGCTGCCAATGGGACATCCAGTAATCAGACAGCCCCTCTAATGGACCACGCTGCCAATGGGACATCCAGTAATCAGACAGCCCCTCTAATGGACCACGCTGCCAATGGGACATCCAGTAATCAGACAGCCCCTCTAATGGACCACGCTGCCAATGGGACATCCAGTAATCAGACAGTCCCTCTAATGGACCACGCTGCCAATGGGACATCCAGTAATCAGACAGCCCCTCTAATGGACCACGCTGCCAATGGGACATCCAGTAATCAGACAGCCCCTAATGGACCACGCTGCCAATGGGACATCCAGTAA
- the LOC131529702 gene encoding SLAM family member 9-like codes for MRHTLVLFCSFCLCWLSLMGVFGAETNEMQSMSAMEGDSVTLNTDVTEIHKNDDILWKFGAKEYLIAQIKKRTQTFNKYDDVPDGRFRDRLKLDDQTGSLTITNITTEHAGCYKLDISGVKQSSKPFNVSVYARLPVPVISSNSSQCSSSSSSSQQNCSLVCSVVNVSHVTLSWYKGNSLLSSISVSDLSISLSLPLEVEYQDNNTYSCVLNNPISNQTQNNINITQICRPCSELDSLSPSQRDSLLIVLISLVLILAVIGIFCIYRKCRRTDQEVQTCDEEITYAETMFYRRKTRKLKAEEESHVDYVPVFMR; via the exons ATGCGTCACAcacttgttttgttctgttcgTTCTGTTTGTGCTGGCTGAGTCTGATGG gtgtgtttggggcCGAAACAAATGAAATGCAGTCAATGTCAGcgatggagggagattctgtcactctaaacactgatgttactgaaatacataaaaatgacgACATACTGTGGAAATTTGGAGCTAAAGAATATTTGATagctcaaattaaaaaaaggacACAAACCTTCAACAAATATGATGATGTTcctgatgggagattcagagacagactgaagctagacgatcaaactggatctctgaccatcacaaacatcacaactgaACATGCTGGATGTTATAAACTAGATATTAGTGGAGTGAAACAGTCATCAAAACCATTCAATGTttctgtctatg CTCGTctgcctgttcctgtcatcagcAGTAACTCTTCACAatgttcttcatcatcatcttcatcacagcagaattgttcattggtgtgttcagtggtgaatgtgagtcatgtgactctctcctggtacaaaggaaacagtttattgtccagcatcagtgtgtctgatctcagcatcagtctctctctacctctggaggtggaatatcaggataacaacacctacagctgtgtgctcaacaatcccatcagcaaccagactCAAAACAACATCAACATCACTCAAATCTGTCGACCATGTTCAG AACTGGACTCACTTTCTCCTTCACAACGAGACTCACTTCTAATAGTGTTGATCTCTCTAGTGTTGATTTTAGCTGTAATTGGGATCTTCTGCATCTACAGGAAATGTAGAAGAACCGATCAAGAAG TTCAGACTTGTGATGAAGAAATAACTTATGCCGAGACaatgttctacagaagaaaaacaCGCAAATTG aaagctgaagaggagagtcaTGTGGACTATGTACCCGTCTTTATGAGATGA